A DNA window from Aspergillus nidulans FGSC A4 chromosome I contains the following coding sequences:
- a CDS encoding protein CYP656A1 (transcript_id=CADANIAT00006666), whose product MSAVLLGKRYVSTPDPENIKAVLATKFVDFDLGERNAAFRPLLETGVFTQDGREWERSRALLRPIFNRAQALPDLLLIEEHVQSRLYRIPRGYDIVNLQQLVRDLTLDSAFIHFLAGRPRSQEAGEETSTLNRSVTHSTRPGLISRSPAHENRGKLGRGCGNESESEGWYDLLSKVADTVSDGVQIRSQLLHVLLAARDTTARLLSSVFYMLARHPSVWRKLEREVLVEFGLATQGDGKCPLPTYTQLREMKYVRAVLNEGCTRPTFSPPPPPSSPYEHPVRNTTHIPPARRRRRRMPAYIRGQEGDRALFYRTMQRFTEIYGDDAEQFRPERWVPLRRGWGFLPFSGGPRICLGQQKALTEAVYVVVRMVQTFCDIEARDERPWREQMGLVLSSYYGVKVGLKSRNGGS is encoded by the exons ATGTCTGCGGTCCTCTTAGGTAAACGCTATGTATCCACTCCTGACCCGGAGAATATCAAGGCGGTACTAGCAACAAAGTTCGTTGACTTCGACCTGGGCGAGAGGAACGCGGCGTTCAGGCCGCTATTGGAGACGGGAGTTTTCACTCAGGACGGAAGGGAATGGGAAAGGAGCAGGGCGCTCCTCAGACCTATCTTCAACAGAGCGCAAGCATTACCTGACCTCTTGCTGATCGAAGAGCACGTTCAAAGTCGACTTTATCGGATTCCCAGAGGATATGACATAGTCAACCTCCAGCAGCTCGTTCGCGACTTGACTCTCGACAGCGCATTCATTCACTTCTTGGCCGGCCGGCCAAGATCGCAGGAAGCCGGCGAGGAGACTTCGACGCTGAACCGTTCAGTCACGCATTCGACGAGGCCCGGTCTTATCTCCAG GAGTCCGGCTCATGAGAATAGAGGCAAGCTGGGGAGAGGGTGTGGGAatgagagcgagagcgagggcTGGTATGACCTTCTCTCTAAGGTAGCCGACACAGTCAGCGACGGCGTGCAGATTcgcagccagctgctgcacgTGCTTTTGGCCGCGAGGGATACCACAGCAAGACTGTTGAGCAGTGTCTTCTATATGCTTGCACGGCATCCGAGCGTCTGGCGGAAACTGGAGAGGGAGGTGCTTGTAGAGTTTGGCCTTGCAACCCAGGGAGATGGGAAATGCCCATTACCGACATATACCCAGCTCCGCGAGATGAAGTATGTGCGGGCAGTGTTGAATGAAG GATGCACACGCCCAACCTTCagccctccgcctcctccctccaGTCCCTACGAACATCCGGTGCGCAACACAACACACATTCCTCCCGCGCGGCGGAGGCGTCGACGGATGCCAGCCTATATTCGTGGCCAAGAAGGCGATCGTGCATTATTCTACCGGACGATGCAAAGGTTTACGGAAATCTACGGGGACGACGCCGAGCAGTTTCGTCCAGAGCGGTG GGTGCCGCTCCGTCGAGGTTGGGGATTCCTCCCCTTCAGCGGTGGCCCAAGGATCTGCCTAGGCCAGCAAAAGGCGCTGACGGAGGCTGTGTACGTGGTTGTGAGGATGGTGCAGACATTTTGCGACATCGAGGCCAGGGATGAGAGGCCATGGCGGGAGCAGATGGGGTTAGTGCTCAGTAGTTACTATGGAGTGAAGGTTGGGTTGAAGAGCCGGAATGGTGGAAGTTGA
- a CDS encoding protein ppoB (transcript_id=CADANIAT00006667): MAPFMQNGSDADDLSSSKSKQSTLTSLLSSVHADLLSQAHRIPADIRTLRELSQAGLQGGLIDDKKYLNIMYPHLGASGSHYARTVTPKHPRPAVLPDPGLIFDSLLAREGPAKEHPAEISSNLFYFAIIIIHGDFQFRSYTEQTQVRTFTDGLLKPDTFAEKRLLSQPPGVCALLVAFNRFHNYVVTELARINEAGRFDLPTGGQEKSPDYVWALQKRDEDLFQTGRLYIIPSSSNTTTDIDKANACMGNRVTCGLYVSIILNDYLRTILNLNDNPTNSDWKLDPRKNLSVFDSEGLPRGVGNQVSAEFNMIYRWHATTSNEDEKWLNELSIRVFGSKVDPSTLSVQRYLNGLHEYLGKTAPGEPNTWTFGDLNRGKDGMFADKDLVKLLHDGCEKVAADVNSDPKVAEALEALYGHPDNIELYVGVQAEEAKKPFLPGAGLCPGFTISFAILSDAVALVRGDRFYTVDYSPVNLTNFGFNTAESDPDVANGGVMYKLLMRAFPGWYEPNNVYALYPFTIPAKNKEVFEKYGRADTLEFKRPEYTRPPVAITSWKGVVELLNNPKAFRVPCMLAYLALRYHIQPWFIYPLTGWYEGNRNTFRLTKHDYMLSGDSVANSEQRTFMAERLYRVPDALEQVRRFYESITADLIRRNSMRLGSSSCQIDIVRDVCNLAHAYFCSEFFNIPLKPKDGHNGNGSGNKHLETTDAYTPKELAEALFAQFAYVFLDIDPVQSRKNRVVAYRETQRMGDIMTQVVSATSESGYGLASASGYLFNRPSWISGGKNSSGLSMNGYGPQLVKRLREGGKSVEEVVWMIIPTAAAACATQATGWAQMLDLYLSDRYFTHWPAIQELARSDKPEAFEKLKRYALEGFRLSTPANGVLRNCNTATTTLKDGSATKSISKGDTVFADFASAGMDPDTFPNPEEIRLDRPLQLYIHHGWGTHACLGRAIVTTAAAALLKIVGRLDGLRRANGMQGELFRKEVGGFRMFLDEKGESWRVFPQNMKVVFDSLDGLKA; the protein is encoded by the exons ATGGCTCCTTTCATGCAGAATGGCTCCGATGCTGACGATCTCTCCTCCTCTAAGTCCAAACAGTCCACGCTTACCTCACTCCTTAGCTCCGTGCACGCAGATCTTCTAAGCCAAGCTCACCGTATCCCCGCTGACATTCGCACCCTGCGCGAGCTCTCCCAAGCTGGGCTGCAGGGCGGTCTGATCGATGACAAGAAGTACCTT AACATCATGTACCCTCATCTTGGGGCATCGGGAAGCCACTATGCGCGGACAGTGACTCCGAAGCATCCACGACCTGCGGTCTTGCCAGACCCGGGGCTCATATTCGACT CGCTACTGGCCCGTGAAGGTCCCGCAAAGGAACATCCAGCCGAGATCTCGAGCAATTTGTTCTAttttgccatcatcatcatacaCGGTGACTTTCAGTTCCGCTCCTATA CGGAGCAGACCCAAGTTCGAACCTTCACTGACGGCCTCCTGAAGCCTGACACATTCGCCGAGAAGCGGCTTCTCTCGCAGCCCCCCGGTGTATGTGCACTCTTGGTCGCGTTTAACCGGTTCCATAACTATGTTGTCACGGAACTTGCAAGGATAAACGAGGCCGGCAGATTTGATTTGCCCACTGGTGGGCAGGAGAAAAGCCCGGATTATGTCTGGGCGTTGCAGAAGCGGGATGAGGATTTGTTTCAGACGGGGCGATTGTACATTATACCCTCATCATCAAATACGACCACAGATATAGACAAGGCTAACGCGTGTATGGGGAACAGGGTAACCTGCGGCCTCTACGTCTCCATAATACTGAATGACTACCTCCGGACGATCCTTAATCTCAACGACAATCCAACAAACTCCGACTGGAAGCTCGATCCACGCAAGAATCTCAGTGTTTTTGACTCGGAGGGCTTACCACGAGGGGTGGGGAACCAGGTCTCGGCCGAGTTTAATATGATATACCGCTGGCATGCGACGACCAGTaacgaagacgaaaaatgGCTAAACGAGCTTTCGATTAGGGTTTTCGGTAGCAAGGTTGATCCTA GTACATTGTCTGTGCAAAGATACCTAAATGGACTGCATGAGTATCTTGGGAAGACTGCACCGGGCGAGCCAAACACATGGACGTTTGGGGACTTGAATCGAGGAAAAGATGGGATGTTCGCGGATAAGGACCTTGTGAAATTGCTCCATGATGGATGCGAGAAAGTCGCCG CGGACGTGAACTCAGACCCGAAAGTCGCTGAAGCAT TGGAAGCACTCTATGGCCATCCCGACAATATCGAGCTCTACGTCGGCGTGCAAGCcgaggaagcgaagaagccCTTCCTCCCCGGCGCAGGTCTTTGTCCTGGCTTCACAATTTCGTTTGCCATTCTCTCAGACGCTGTCGCCCTTGTGCGGGGCGACCGGTTCTATACCGTTGACTATAGTCCGGTGAATCTGACGAATTTCGG GTTCAACACAGCCGAGTCGGACCCCGACGTCGCAAATGGCGGCGTCATGTACAAGCTCCTCATGCGTGCTTTTCCTGGTTGGTACGAACCTAATAACGTCTACGCCTTATATCCTTTTACCATACCTGCAAAGAATAAAGAAGTGTTTGAGAAATATGGACGGGCAGACACGCTGGAGTTCAAGAGGCCCGAGTATACCAGGCCTCCTGTGGCTATTACGAGTTGGAAGGGCGTTGTTGAGTTGTTGAACAACCCCAAGGCGTTCCGTGTCCCATGTATGCTTGCTTACCTTGCCTTGCGTTATCATATTCAGCCCTGGTTCATATATCCGCTAACTGGTTGGTATGAAGGGAACAGAAACACCTTTCGCCTTACCAAACACGACTATATGCTTAGCGGTGACTCTGTGGCAAACTCGGAGCAGCGCACTTTCATGGCGGAACGGCTGTATAGGGTTCCTGATGCCCTAGAGCAAGTTCGGAGGTTCTATGAATCCATCACTGCGGATCTTATCCGGAGGAACAGTATGCGGCTGGGGAGTTCGTCCTGTCAGATTGATATTGTACGGGA TGTCTGCAACCTCGCCCACGCCTACTTCTGCTCGGAATTCTTCAATATCCCACTGAAGCCCAAGGACGGCCACAATGGTAACGGTAGTGGCAATAAGCACTTAGAAACGACAGACGCATACACACCTAAGGAACTAGCCGAGGCCCTTTTCGCACAATTCGCCTATGTCTTCCTGGACATTGACCCAGTGCAATCACGTAAGAATCGCGTTGTCGCATATAGAGAGACCCAGCGAATGGGCGATATCATGACTCAGGTTGTCTCTGCCACTTCTGAGTCTGGATACGGGCTTGCTTCTGCATCTGGATACCTCTTTAACAGGCCGTCTTGGATTTCCGGGGGAAAGAACTCGAGCGGCTTAAGCATGAACGGGTACGGACCGCAACTAGTGAAGAGGTTGAGAGAGGGCGGGAAAAGTGTGGAAGAGGTGGTTTGGATGATCATTCCtacggccgcggcggcctGCGCAACGCAAGCAACTGGG TGGGCCCAAATGCTCGATCTCTACCTCTCAGACCGGTACTTCACGCACTGGCCTGCAATCCAGGAACTGGCACGCTCCGACAAGCCTGAGGCttttgagaagctgaagagatATGCCTTGGAAGG ATTTCGCCTCTCAACTCCCGCCAATGGCGTCCTTCGCAATTGCAACACTGCAACTACAACGCTCAAAGACGGGTCGGCCACCAAATCTATCTCCAAAGGCGATACTGTCTTTGCAGACTTTGCTTCCGCCGGAATGGACCCAGACACGTTTCCGAATCCTGAGGAAATCAGACTTGATCGGCCCTTGCAGCTCTATATTCATCATGGATGGGGCACACATGCTTGTCTTGGACGGGCAATTGTTacaacggcggcggcagcCTTGCTGAAGATTGTGGGAAGGTTGGATGGTTTGAGAAGGGCGAATGGTATGCAGGGGGAGTTGTTCAGGAAGGAGGTTGGTGGGTTTAGGATGTTTTTGGACGAGAAGGGTGAAAGTTGGAGAGTTTTTCCGCAGA ACATGAAAGTGGTGTTTGACAGCCTGGATGGGCTGAAAGCGtga
- a CDS encoding uncharacterized protein (transcript_id=CADANIAT00006668), giving the protein MASYNPNPPPSTASATSSFLTIPHDIPSNPILLTAQDILTVLFLSPLLPNMIYPLHPLASPLDELYPTYRNLRDLCLQIILLSSQISLLLSFPFAFITLWAIPCLVHAVFYISFGIVTSLITWILNERPKWQGNRHDSLIGRPEGREAVNDTGISKEGEVWFFINGIATGTHWHKSNLIMLANIFGREIIGIQNSTKGLLLDIAECLIQRDLNYTTHATRVGRAQLHSALSSEHTKKVVLIAHSQGGIIASAILDWLHAELGDEELRKLEVYTFASAGRVLRNPSRTKNGSKKEGKKGRALGSSNSSGSSHMTTNYIHNQHSHQNPPFNHFHGPVFIREGSGHLLNMHYLDTMFSEESGFMDKLIDLPMDGGIVQRPLGDLSRLWKYRGGGSPDDGEYGHGDGDKNKVDFKGPEGRGKDVFRVTTNWYKITPAKQLAKYTS; this is encoded by the exons ATGGCATCCTACAACCCCAATCCTCCCCCCTCCACGGCCAGCGCAACATCCTCCTTCCTCACGATCCCCCACGACATCCCCTCCAACCCGATTCTTCTCACAGCCCAGGACATCCTGactgtcctcttcctttctcctctgcttccAAACATGATATATCCACTGCACCCTCTCGCCTCACCCCTCGACGAACTCTACCCTACTTACCGCAATCTGCGCGATCTGTGTCTCCAaatcatccttctctctAGCCAGAtatcccttctcctctcgtTTCCCTTCGCCTTTATCACTCTTTGGGCCATTCCTTGCCTGGTGCACGCCGTTTTCTACATCTCTTTTGGCATCGTAACCAGTCTCATAACGTGGATACTGAATGAACGACCGAAATGGCAAGGAAATAGGCACGACTCCCTTATTGGACGCCCAGAGGGCAGAGAGGCTGTGAACGATACCGGAATTAGCAAAGAAGGAGAGGTGTGGTTTTTCATAAACGGAATAGCAACGGG AACACACTGGCACAAATCAAACCTAATAATGCTGGCAAACATCTTCGGCCGTGAAATAATCGGCATCCAAAACTCCAC AAAaggcctcctcctcgacatAGCTGAGTGTCTCATTCAGCGGGACCTCAACTACACCACACATGCCACACGAGTCGGCCGCGCGCAGTTACACTCTGCCTTATCAAGTGAGCATACGAAGAAGGTAGTCCTGATTGCCCACTCGCAGGGGGGCATTATCGCCTCTGCTATACTCGATTGGTTGCATGCTGAACTTGGGGATGAGGAGCTAAGAAAACTAGAGGTTTATACGTTTGCAAGTGCCGgcagggtgttgaggaatCCATCACGAACGAAGAATGGGAGTaagaaggagggaaagaaaggTAGGGCTCTGGG GTCAAGCAATTCGTCTGGGTCTTCACACATGACGACGAACTACATTCACAACCAGCATAGCCACCAGAATCCCCCCTTCAATCACTTCCATGGGCCGGTCTTCATCCGTGAGGGTTCGGGACACTTGTTGAACATGCATTATCTAGACACGATGTTTAGCGAAGAATCCGGGTTCATGGATAAGTTGATTGATTTGCCAATGGATGGAGGGATAGTGCAGAGGCCGTTGGGGGATTTGTCGCGGTTATGGAAATATAGAGGGGGAGGTAGTCCGGATGATGGGGAGTATGGTCATGGCGACGGGGATAAGAATAAGGTGGATTTTAAGGGACCTGAGGGACGAGGCAAGGATGTATTTCGAG TCACCACCAATTGGTACAAGAT AACGCCGGCTAAACAACTCGCCAAATACACATCTTAG